One stretch of Asterias rubens chromosome 8 unlocalized genomic scaffold, eAstRub1.3 super_scaffold_89, whole genome shotgun sequence DNA includes these proteins:
- the LOC117305524 gene encoding uncharacterized protein LOC117305524 isoform X2, protein MFRCFVHLKAVLVLSAILTWYISKMDFVDTLGRSRRCMKKDLPELINIGKRLNPQAFREKDDKEKAMKQETLPDLLSSDMHRKMMRKKWEAEEEEMRSRGPGPLHYQNLKFDEESQWDRVKKQVHEERPQEFAPPQQYNWMMPSMRQTPKKKSKFASTESCDDTLNTSKQPQEFTPPSNSAKWNMRQGLSASTSLEA, encoded by the exons ATGTTTAGGTGCTTtgtccacttaaaggcagtattAGTACTTTCGGCaatcctcacttggtatatctctaA AATGGATTTTGTGGACACCTTAGGACGATCCAGACGCTGTATGAAGAAAGATCTTCCTGAGCTCATCAACATTGGTAAACGTCTTAATCCTCAGGCATTTAG GGAGAAGGACGACAAAGAGAAAGCTATGAAGCAAGAAACACTGCCAGATCTTCTCTCTAGTGACATGCATCGGAAGATGATGAGGAAGAAATGGGAGGCTGAGGAGGAAGAAATGAGGAGCCGAGGTCCTGGGCCTCTTCACTACCAGAACCTCAAGTTTGATG aAGAGTCGCAATGGGACAGGGTGAAGAAGCAAGTacatgaagagcgccctcaagagtttgCTCCTCCACAGCAGTACAACTGGATGATGCCATCGatgagacaaactccaaagaagAAGAGCAAGTTTGCGTCCACAGAAAGTTGCGACGACACGCTTAACACGTCAAAACAGCCGCAGGAGTTCACTCCTCCTAGTAATTCTGCAAAGTGGAACATGAGACAGGGTTTGTCTGCAAGTACTTCGTTAGAGGCCTAG